A region of Necator americanus strain Aroian chromosome I, whole genome shotgun sequence DNA encodes the following proteins:
- a CDS encoding hypothetical protein (NECATOR_CHRI.G2638.T1): MNRLRFTAHIDSIIELFNRRLLMPPSPPPPAADAVNERLRTFRNDHWESSNQFLKGPFDSIEVLNSKYYF; the protein is encoded by the exons ATGAATCGGCTTCGCTTCACGGCACACATCGATTCGATTATTGAACTTTTCAACCGACGTCTGCTGATGCCGCCATCACCACCGCCGCCGGCAGCCGACGCCGTAAATGAGCGCTTACG AACCTTCCGAAACGATCATTGGGAGTCAtcaaatcaatttttgaaGGGACCATTCGACAGCATTGAAGTCCTTAACTCCAAGTATTATTTTTAG